The following nucleotide sequence is from Nitratidesulfovibrio termitidis HI1.
GCGGCATGCGGTCCCGGCCCAGACCGGGGCCGGTTTCGATCACACTCCGAAGCGGGGTGTGATGATTTTTTGGATGGATACTCTCGGTACGACAATCCCGCGTGGTAGCCTCGTAAGGTGGTAAAAGCATGTGCGATGTGCAGGATACCGAAACCCGCACCCGATTGCTGCGCGCGGCCAGGGTGGTCTTTGCGTCCGACGGACTGAAGCGCGCCACCATCCGCAAGATCAGCACGCTGGCGAGGGCCAACATCGCGGCGGTGAACTACCACTTCGGCAGCAAGGAAAACCTGTACGTGGCCGTGCTGCGGGACCACCTGGAGCAGAAGCTGCGGCGCAATCCGCGCGATGCGGGCGTGAGCAGCCTCACTTCTCCGCGCGGGCGACTGCGGGCCTATGTGCGCAGCATGCTGGCCCAGTTCGCCAGCGACGGCGATGCGGTGTCGGTGCGCCTTGGCAAACTGCTGTCGCAGGAATTCGTGCAGTCCTCGTCGCGGTGCCTGCAAACGGTCATTGAAGGCTGCTGCGGTCCCGCGCACGCCATGTTGCTGGACATCGTACGACAGCTTCTGCCCGGCGGCGACAGGCAGACGGTGTCGCGTTGCGCCGGGAGCATCGTGGGGCAATGCGTGCTGCACGCCCACGCCGGAGAAGTCATCCGTCTCATTTCACCCGACATGGTGCTGAAGCCCAGCAACGTCGAAGCCATGGCGGACTTCATCGTCGAGTTCTCTCTGGGCGGCATGGAACGTCTTGCCCTTGCTCTGCCCGGTCACGCCCCCTCCCCCATGCGGGAGCAACATCCAGAAGTTTCATGAAAGGTTCAGGAAAATCCATGCGCAACACAATGAGACACGCACTCGTCGTTCTTTTTGCCGTGCTTGCGGCGGCGCTTGCCGGTTGCGGCCAGGACCGGCCCGCCGCCGGTCCCGCCCCGGAGCCGGAAGTCACGGTGATCACCGTCACCCCCCGACCGGTGACGCTTTCCACCGTCCTGCCGGGTCGCACTGCGGCCCTGCTGGTTTCCGAGGTCCGCCCGCAGGTCGGCGGCATCATCCAGAAGCGGCTGTTTCGTGAAGGGGCGGACGTGAAGGAAGGCGAGGTGCTTTACCAGATCGACCCCGCCACCTATCAGGCTGCCCACGACAGCGCCAAGGCCGCGCTGGCCAAGGCCGAAGCCGCCGTTGAACCCGCCCGGCTCAAGGCCGAACGGTACGCGGACCTGGTGCAGACCGACGGCGTGAGCCGTCAGGACAACGACGACGCCCAGGCCGCGTACAAGCAGTACCTGGCCGAAGTGGCGTCGGCCAGGGCCGCGTTGGAAACGGCGCGCATCAACCTTGGCTACACCCGGGTTGTCGCGCCCATTTCCGGGCGCATCGGGCGCTCTTCCGTGACTCCCGGTGCGCTGGTCACCGCCAATCAGGCCGATGCGTTGGCCACGGTGCAGAAGACCGACCCTGTGTACGTGGACGTCACCCAGTCTACCGGCGAGTTGCTGCGTCTGCGCCGCGCCCTTGCCGATGGGCGGTTGCGCAAGGCCGGGACCGACGGCGCCAGGGTGAAGTTGCTGTTCGAGGACGGCAGCGCCTATCCGCTGGAGGGCGCGTTGCAGTTCTCGGACATTACCGTAGACCCGAACACCAGCGTGGTGACCCTGCGCGCCCTGTTCCCCAACCCGAAGCGTGATCTTTTGCCCGGACTGTACGTGCGCGCGGTGCTGGAAGAAGGCCGTGATGAAAGCGCCATCCTCGTGCCGCAGGCCGCCGTGGCCCGCGATTCCAAGGGCAACCCCATGGTGCTGCTGGTCACCGTCGAAAACATGGTGGAGCGCCGCGCCATCACCGTGGACCGCGTGGTTGGCAGCGATTGGCTGGTCAGCGGCGGCCTTGCCGCAGGTGACCGGGTGATAGTGGAGGGCCTGCAAAAGGTGCGGCCCGGCGGCAAGGTGCGGGCCATCGAGTCTGCCGAGTCTGCCGCGTCCGCCACATCTGCCGCGTCCGCCACGTCTGGGCAGACACCCGCGACAGGACAGGCCCCCGCCCAGGCCGCAGGTACGGCGGCCACCCCGGCCGCGCGCCAGTAGGCGCGGGGAGCGAACACCATGTCCAGATTCTTCATCGACCGCCCGGTCTTCGCCTGGGTCATCGCCATCATCATCATGCTGGCGGGGGCCTTGTCGATATTGAGCCTGCCCATTTCGCAGTATCCGAAAATCGCCCCCACGTCGGTGACCATCAGCGCATCGTATCCCGGCGCTTCCGCCAAGACCATGGAGGACACCGTCACCCAGGTCATCGAGCAGAAGATGAAGGGCATCGACAGCCTGCGCTACATGGCCTCCACCAGCGACGCCACGGGCCAGACCTCCATCACCCTGACCTTCGATGCGGACACCAACCCCGACATCGCGCAGGTGCAGGTGCAGAACAAGCTCTCGCTGGCCACGCCCCTGCTGCCGGAAGCCGTGCAGCGCCAGGGCATCACGGTGAACAAGAGCACCTCCAGTTTCCTGATGATCATCGCGCTGGCCTCGGACGATCCGTCCATGACCGGGCGCGACCTTAGCGACTATGCCGCCACCTACCTGCTGGACCCCATCAGCCGTGTGGACGGCGTGGGCGAAACCATGCTGTTCGGCGCCCAGTACGCCATGCGCGTGTGGCTCGACCCACACAAGCTGCTGAACTACAAGATGATCCCGGCGGACGTCAGTTCCGCCATCACCGCCCAGAACGCCCAGTTGTCCGTGGGCCAGATCGGCGGCACCCCGGCAGTGCCGGGGCAGGGCATGAGCTTCACCATCCTGTCGCAGTCCCTGCTGCAAAGCCGCGAGCAGTTCGAGAACATCGTGCTGCGGGTGAACCAGGACGGTTCCACGGTGCGCTTGTCCGACGTGGCGCGCGTGGAACTGGGCAGCGAAAGCTACGATACCGTCTCGCGCTTCAACGGCAAGCCCTCTACCGGCATCGCCATCAAGCTGGCCACCGGGGCCAACGCCCTGGACACGGTGAAGCGCGTGCGCGCCACCATGGAGGAACTGTCCAGGAACCTCCCCCAGGGCATCCGCTGCGTGTTCCCGTACGACACCACTCCCTTCGTGCGGGTCAGCATCGAAGAGGTGATCAAGACGCTGGCCGAGGCCATCGTGCTGGTGTTTCTGGTCATGTACCTGTTCCTGCAGAACATGCGGGCCACCATCATTCCCACCATCGCCGTGCCCGTGGTGCTGCTGGGTACCTTCGGTGCGCTGGCGGCCTTCGGGTTTTCCATCAACATGCTGACCATGTTCGGGGTGGTGCTGGCCATCGGCCTTCTGGTGGATGATGCCATCGTGGTGGTCGAAAACGTGGAACGCATCATGACCGAGGAGGGCCTGGCGCCCAAGGAGGCCACCCGCAAGTCCATGGGCGAGATCACCGGGGCGCTGGTAGGCATCGCGCTGGTGCTTTCGGCGGTGTTCATCCCCATGGCCTTCATCAAGGGGTCGTCGGGGGTCATCTACCGCCAGTTCTCGCTCACCATCGTGTCGGCCATGGCCCTGTCGGTCGTCGTGGCCCTCGTGCTCACCCCGGCCCTGTGCGCCACCTTCCTCAAGCCAATGCACAAGCACGAGCATCAGGCGCAGCGCGGGTTCTTCGGCTGGTTCAACCGCATGTTCGACCGCACCAGCCGGGGGTACCGCAATCAGGTTTACGGGGTGGCCGGGCGTGTGGGACGGATGATGTGCATCTACGTCGTCCTGCTTGCCGGGGTGGGCTTCATGTTCCTGCGCCTGCCCACGTCCTTCCTGCCGGAAGAAGACCAGGGCACCATCTTCAGTCTGGTGCAGTTGCCCACCGGGGCACCGCAGGAGCGCACCCTTGAGGTGCTGCGCGAGGTGGAACACCACTATCTGGTGGAAGAAAAGGACGCGGTGAATTCGCTGTTCACCGTAGCGGGCTTCAGCTTTGCCGGGCGCGGTCAGAACGCGGGCCTTGCCTTCGTGCAGCTGAAGCCGTGGGACGAGCGCAAGGGCGCGGGCATGAGCGCCGCCGCGGTGGCCGGTCGTGCCATGGGTGCCTTCTCGCGCGTCAAGAACGCCATCATCTACGCCTTCACGCCTCCGGCGGTGACGGAACTGGGCAATGCCTCCGGCTTCAACCTGTTCCTGCAGGACCGGGCGGGCATCGGCCACGAGGCGCTGATTCAGGCCCGCAACCAGTTGCTGGGCATGGCCGCGCAGAACCCGGCCATCGCCGTGCTGCGGC
It contains:
- a CDS encoding CerR family C-terminal domain-containing protein; protein product: MCDVQDTETRTRLLRAARVVFASDGLKRATIRKISTLARANIAAVNYHFGSKENLYVAVLRDHLEQKLRRNPRDAGVSSLTSPRGRLRAYVRSMLAQFASDGDAVSVRLGKLLSQEFVQSSSRCLQTVIEGCCGPAHAMLLDIVRQLLPGGDRQTVSRCAGSIVGQCVLHAHAGEVIRLISPDMVLKPSNVEAMADFIVEFSLGGMERLALALPGHAPSPMREQHPEVS
- a CDS encoding efflux RND transporter periplasmic adaptor subunit, which codes for MRNTMRHALVVLFAVLAAALAGCGQDRPAAGPAPEPEVTVITVTPRPVTLSTVLPGRTAALLVSEVRPQVGGIIQKRLFREGADVKEGEVLYQIDPATYQAAHDSAKAALAKAEAAVEPARLKAERYADLVQTDGVSRQDNDDAQAAYKQYLAEVASARAALETARINLGYTRVVAPISGRIGRSSVTPGALVTANQADALATVQKTDPVYVDVTQSTGELLRLRRALADGRLRKAGTDGARVKLLFEDGSAYPLEGALQFSDITVDPNTSVVTLRALFPNPKRDLLPGLYVRAVLEEGRDESAILVPQAAVARDSKGNPMVLLVTVENMVERRAITVDRVVGSDWLVSGGLAAGDRVIVEGLQKVRPGGKVRAIESAESAASATSAASATSGQTPATGQAPAQAAGTAATPAARQ
- a CDS encoding efflux RND transporter permease subunit; this translates as MSRFFIDRPVFAWVIAIIIMLAGALSILSLPISQYPKIAPTSVTISASYPGASAKTMEDTVTQVIEQKMKGIDSLRYMASTSDATGQTSITLTFDADTNPDIAQVQVQNKLSLATPLLPEAVQRQGITVNKSTSSFLMIIALASDDPSMTGRDLSDYAATYLLDPISRVDGVGETMLFGAQYAMRVWLDPHKLLNYKMIPADVSSAITAQNAQLSVGQIGGTPAVPGQGMSFTILSQSLLQSREQFENIVLRVNQDGSTVRLSDVARVELGSESYDTVSRFNGKPSTGIAIKLATGANALDTVKRVRATMEELSRNLPQGIRCVFPYDTTPFVRVSIEEVIKTLAEAIVLVFLVMYLFLQNMRATIIPTIAVPVVLLGTFGALAAFGFSINMLTMFGVVLAIGLLVDDAIVVVENVERIMTEEGLAPKEATRKSMGEITGALVGIALVLSAVFIPMAFIKGSSGVIYRQFSLTIVSAMALSVVVALVLTPALCATFLKPMHKHEHQAQRGFFGWFNRMFDRTSRGYRNQVYGVAGRVGRMMCIYVVLLAGVGFMFLRLPTSFLPEEDQGTIFSLVQLPTGAPQERTLEVLREVEHHYLVEEKDAVNSLFTVAGFSFAGRGQNAGLAFVQLKPWDERKGAGMSAAAVAGRAMGAFSRVKNAIIYAFTPPAVTELGNASGFNLFLQDRAGIGHEALIQARNQLLGMAAQNPAIAVLRPNGMEDTPQFQIDIDQAKAGAHGLTMDVVNSALSTALGGTYVNDFIDRGRVKKVYLQGDAPYRMMPEDINAWHVRNSQGNMVPFSAFASSRWTYGSPRLERYNGLPAVELLGSAAPGRSTGDAMQAIEEMASKLPAGVGIEWTGLSYQERMSGSQAPALYAISILVVFLCLAALYESWSVPTAVILVVPLGIIGALVATLGRGMNNDVFFQVGLLTTIGLAAKNAILIVEFAMHLVKEGKPLLEATVEAARLRLRPILMTSLAFVLGVLPMAISTGAGSGSQRAIGTGVIGGMLSGTVLAVYFVPVFFVMVYKLATRGRKAAGPGNPDSGTAALPSNDKPAGTPGEVTR